The proteins below are encoded in one region of Microbispora sp. NBC_01189:
- a CDS encoding helix-turn-helix domain-containing protein: MRRTRFDDSDCPVARSVDAIGDWWSLLIVRDAFDGHRRFGEFQRSLGVAKNILAARLRALVSGGVFEVVPAADGSAYQEYVLTPKGRGLFPVIIALRQWGEDHFFAEDEPHSELVDRLSARPLAPLRIQAADGRPVAPEDTLVVKVPHRH; this comes from the coding sequence GTGAGACGGACCCGTTTCGACGACAGCGACTGCCCCGTGGCGCGCTCGGTGGACGCCATCGGCGACTGGTGGTCACTGCTGATCGTGCGCGACGCCTTCGACGGGCATCGCCGTTTCGGGGAGTTCCAGCGCAGTCTCGGCGTCGCGAAGAACATCCTCGCCGCGCGACTACGCGCCCTCGTCTCCGGTGGCGTCTTCGAGGTCGTGCCGGCCGCCGACGGAAGCGCCTACCAGGAGTACGTCCTGACCCCCAAGGGCCGAGGGCTCTTCCCGGTGATCATCGCCCTGCGGCAGTGGGGTGAGGACCACTTCTTCGCCGAGGACGAGCCGCATTCAGAACTGGTGGACCGGCTGTCCGCCCGGCCGCTGGCCCCCCTGCGGATCCAGGCCGCCGACGGGCGTCCCGTCGCCCCCGAGGACACCCTCGTCGTCAAAGTGCCCCACCGTCACTGA